One Panicum virgatum strain AP13 chromosome 9K, P.virgatum_v5, whole genome shotgun sequence genomic region harbors:
- the LOC120649364 gene encoding probable cellulose synthase A catalytic subunit 2 [UDP-forming], with translation MDGGGSSSGAANSGKHGAGQVCCQICGDGVGTAADGELFTACDVCGFPVCRPCYEYERKDGTQACPQCKTKYKRHKGSPPVHGEENEDVDADDVSDYNYPASGNQDQKQKIAERMLTWRTNSRGSDVGLAKYDSGEIGHGKYDSGEIPRGYIPSLTHSQISGEIPGASPDHMMSPVGNIGRRGHQFPYVNHSPNPSREFSGSLGNVAWKERVDGWKMKDKGAIPMTNGTSIAPSEGRGGGDIDASTDYNMEDALLNDETRQPLSRKVPIPSSRINPYRMVIVLRLIVLCIFLHYRITNPVRNAYPLWLLSVICEIWFALSWILDQFPKWSPINRETYLDRLALRYDREGEPSQLAPVDIFVSTVDPMKEPPLVTANTVLSILAVDYPVDKVSCYVSDDGAAMLTFDALAETSEFARKWVPFCKKYNIEPRAPEWYFAQKIDYLKDKIQTSFVKDRRAMKREYEEFKVRINGLVAKAQKVPEEGWIMQDGTPWPGNNTRDHPGMIQVFLGHSGGLDAEGNELPRLVYVSREKRPGFQHHKKAGAMNALVRVSAVLTNGQYLLNLDCDHYINNSKALREAMCFLMDPNLGRSVCYVQFPQRFDGIDRNDRYANRNTVFFDINLRGLDGLQGPVYVGTGCVFNRTALYGYEPPIKKKKPGFFSSLCGGRKKTSKSKKKSSEKKKSHKHADSSVPVFNLEDIEEGIEGSQFDDEKSLIMSQMSLEKRFGQSSVFVASTLMEYGGVPQSATPESLLKEAIHVISCGYEDKTDWGSEIGWIYGSVTEDILTGFKMHARGWRSIYCMPKRPAFKGSAPINLSDRLNQVLRWALGSIEILFSRHCPIWYGYGGRLKFLERFAYVNTTIYPLTSIPLLLYCILPAVCLLTGKFIIPEISNFASIWFILLFISIFATGILEMRWSGVGIDEWWRNEQFWVIGGISAHLFAVFQGLLKVLAGIDTSFTVTSKATDEEGDFAELYMFKWTTLLIPPTTILIINLVGVVAGISYAINSGYQSWGPLFGKLFFAFWVIVHLYPFLKGLMGRQNRTPTIVVVWAILLASIFSLLWVRIDPFTTRVTGPDIVKCGINC, from the exons atggacggcggcggcagcagcagcggcgctgCG AATTCGGGGAAGCACGGGGCCGGGCAGGTGTGCTGCCAGATctgcggcgacggcgtgggcacGGCGGCGGACGGGGAGCTCTTCACCGCCTGCGACGTCTGCGGCTTCCCGGTGTGCCGTCCCTGCTACGAGTACGAGCGCAAGGATGGCACACAGGCGTGCCCGCAGTGCAAGACCAAGTACAAGCGCCACAAGG GGAGCCCTCCTGTGCATGGTGAGGAAAATGAGGATGTTGATGCTGATGATGTGAGTGACTACAACTACCCAGCATCTGGCAACCAGGATCAGAAGCAGAAGATTGCTGAGAGAATGCTCACCTGGCGCACCAACTCACGGGGTAGCGATGTTGGCCTTGCTAAGTATGACAGCGGTGAGATTGGGCATGGGAAGTATGACAGTGGTGAGATCCCTCGAGGATATATCCCGTCACTCACTCATAGCCAG ATCTCTGGAGAAATTCCTGGAGCTTCCCCTGATCATATGATGTCTCCTGTTGGGAACATTGGCAGGCGTGGACATCAATTTCCCTATGTGAATCATTCTC CAAACCCATCAAGGGAGTTCTCTGGTAGCCTTGGTAATGTTGCATGGAAAGAgagagtggatggatggaaaatGAAGGACAAGGGTGCAATTCCTATGACTAATGGGACAAGCATTGCTCCCTCAGAAGGACGTGGAGGTGGTGATATTGATGCTTCTACTGACTATAACATGGAAGACGCTTTACT GAATGATGAAACTCGGCAACCACTATCAAGAAAAGTGCCAATTCCTTCATCCAGAATAAATCCCTACAGAATGGTCATCGTCCTACGTTTGATTGTTCTATGCATTTTCCTGCACTACCGTATCACAAATCCTGTGCGCAATGCATATCCACTGTGGCTGTTGTCCGTTATATGTGAGATTTGGTTTGCTCTGTCCTGGATCTTGGATCAGTTCCCAAAGTGGTCCCCAATCAATCGTGAAACCTACCTTGATAGACTGGCACTAAG GTATGACCGAGAAGGTGAACCATCTCAGTTGGCTCCTGTTGATATTTTTGTCAGTACCGTGGACCCTATGAAGGAGCCTCCTCTTGTCACTGCAAATACTGTGCTTTCCATTCTTGCTGTGGACTATCCGGTTGACAAGGTATCTTGCTATGTGTCTGATGATGGAGCTGCTATGCTGACTTTTGATGCACTCGCTGAAACTTCAGAGTTTGCTAGAAAATGGGTACCATTCTGTAAGAAGTACAACATAGAACCTAGGGCTCCAGAGTGGTACTTCGCTCAAAAAATTGATTACTTGAAAGACAAAATCCAAACTTCATTTGTTAAAGACCGCCGGGCAATGAAG AGAGAATATGAAGAATTCAAAGTCCGTATTAATGGCCTTGTAGCCAAAGCACAGAAAGTTCCCGAGGAGGGATGGATCATGCAAGATGGTACTCCTTGGCCTGGGAACAATACTAGGGACCATCCTGGAATGATTCAG GTTTTTCTAGGTCACAGTGGAGGCCTTGATGCTGAGGGCAATGAACTTCCTCGTCTGGTTTACGTGTCTCGTGAAAAACGTCCTGGATTCCAACATCACAAAAAGGCTGGTGCCATGAATGCGCTT GTTCGTGTATCAGCTGTCCTTACTAATGGGCAATACTTGTTGAATCTTGACTGTGATCACTACATCAACAATAGCAAGGCTCTCCGAGAAGCTATGTGCTTCCTTATGGACCCAAACCTAGGAAGGAGTGTCTGTTATGTCCAATTCCCTCAGAGGTTCGATGGCATTGATAGgaatgaccgatatgcaaacaggAACACTGTGTTTTTCGAT ATTAACTTGAGAGGTCTTGATGGTCTTCAAGGACCAGTTTATGTGGGAACTGGTTGTGTGTTTAACAGAACTGCCCTATATGGTTATGAGCCTccaatcaaaaagaaaaagccaGGCTTCTTCTCTTCACTCTGCGGGGGAAGGAAAAAGACATCAAAATCTAAGAAGAAGAGCTCGGAAAAGAAGAAGTCACACAAACATGCTGACAGTTCTGTGCCAGTATTTAATCTTGAAGATATAGAGGAAGGGATTGAAG GTTCTCAATTTGATGATGAGAAATCGCTGATTATGTCTCAAATGAGCTTGGAGAAGAGATTTGGCCAGTCCAGTGTTTTTGTAGCCTCTACTCTGATGGAATATGGTGGTGTTCCACAATCTGCAACTCCAGAGTCTCTTCTGAAAGAAGCTATCCATGTCATCAGCTGTGGCTATGAGGACAAAACTGACTGGGGATCTGAG ATTGGATGGATCTATGGTTCTGTTACAGAAGATATTCTCACTGGGTTCAAGATGCATGCTCGAGGCTGGCGATCGATCTACTGCATGCCTAAGCGACCAGCTTTCAAGGGATCTGCTCCTATCAACCTTTCAGATCGTCTGAATCAAGTGCTTCGATGGGCTCTTGGTTCCATTGAAATTCTATTCAGCAGGCATTGTCCCATATGGTATGGCTATGGAGGACGGCTTAAATTCCTGGAGAGATTTGCTTATGTGAATACCACAATTTATCCACTCACCTCAATCCCACTCCTCCTATACTGCATATTGCCAGCTGTTTGTCTTCTCACTGGGAAGTTCATCATCCCAGAG ATTAGTAACTTTGCGAGTATTTGGTTTATATTGCTATTTATTTCTATCTTTGCCACTGGTATCCTTGAGATGAGGTGGAGTGGTGTTGGCATTGATGAATGGTGGAGGAATGAACAGTTTTGGGTTATTGGTGGTATTTCTGCCCATTTATTTGCTGTCTTCCAAGGTCTCCTGAAAGTACTTGCTGGTATCGACACCAGCTTCACTGTCACCTCTAAGGCCACTGATGAAGAAGGCGATTTTGCCGAGCTCTACATGTTCAAGTGGACAACGCTTCTGATCCCACCAACCACTATTTTGATCATCAACCTGGTTGGTGTGGTTGCCGGCATTTCCTATGCGATCAACAGCGGCTACCAGTCGTGGGGGCCTCTCTTTGGGAAGCTCTTCTTTGCCTTCTGGGTGATTGTCCACTTGTACCCCTTCCTCAAGGGTCTCATGGGGAGGCAGAACCGCACGCCCACCATTGTTGTCGTCTGGGCCATCCTACTCGCATCGATCTTCTCCCTGCTGTGGGTTCGCATCGATCCATTCACCACCCGGGTCACTGGTCCTGATATTGTAAAATGCGGCATCAACTGCTAG
- the LOC120649365 gene encoding polygalacturonase ADPG2-like → MPWACSLVTTPSSNPTRKQSNCVGWHKLALPPMASPRLVFVAPLLALLVVPAGALESAGGTTTNGTSPEGASSLVSSADGAAAGIGGGSPGSSSQGVLSLDRYGGDALAALTLASRLVFAAPLLAWLFAPGALEAPGTTNGTSVDGAAAAAAGTRARPLGSSVFALDRYGARGDGRHDDTQALARAWKAACASPRPAIVLVPGGRRYLLKLVTLHGPCRSGVTLTVKGTLVASPNRADWSDRDRRLWIVFRSVHKLIVNGGGTIDGNGNKWWPHSCKINKALPCKEAPTALSFHFCTNLRVEDLKIVNSQQIHVSVEDCTNAHLARLSITAPGTSPNTDGIHITRSKDVKVTDCKIKTGDDCISIEHGTHNLHVSKVVCGPGHGISIGSLGDDNSRAEVSGIIIDTVQLYGTTNGARIKTYQGGSGYAKDITFQNMIMYNVKNPIIIDQNYCDKNKPCKEQRSAVEVSNVVFKNIRGTTITKDAIKLKCSKHVPCHGITLQNIDLKMQGGKGATESTCQNAKWRKSGTVIPQPCTAKNYEYEGLELSSI, encoded by the exons ATGCCATGGGCATGCTCCTTGGTCACCACGCCATCCAGCAATCCAACGCGAAAGCAGAGCAACTGCGTTGGCTGGCACAAGCTAGCTCTGCCGCCAATGGCGTCGCCGCGTCTTGTGTTCGTGGCGCCTCTCCTCGCGCTGCTCGTGGTGCCCGCCGGCGCGCTAGAGTCCGCGGGCGGCACGACGACTAATGGCACCTCGCCCGAGGGCGCGAGCTCCTTGGTCAGCTCtgccgacggcgccgccgccgggatcgGGGGCGGGTCGCCGGGCTCCTCGTCGCAGGGCGTGCTCAGCCTCGACCGCTACGGCGGCGACGCGCTCGCGGCTCTGACACTGGCGTCGCGTCTCGTGTTCGCGGCGCCTCTCCTCGCGTGGCTCTTCGCGCCCGGCGCTCTAGAGGCCCCGGGCACGACCAACGGCACCTCCGTCGAcggagcagccgccgccgccgccgggaccaGGGCCAGGCCGCTGGGCTCGAGCGTGTTCGCTCTCGACCGCTACGGCGCCCGCGGCGACGGGAGGCACGACGACACGCAGGCGCTCGCCAGGGCGTGGAAGGCGGCGtgcgcctcgccgcggccggccaTCGTGCTCGTCCCCGGCGGCAGGCGCTACCTGCTCAAGCTCGTCACCCTCCACGGCCCGTGCAGGTCCGGCGTCACGCTCACGGTGAAGGGCACGCTGGTGGCGTCGCCGAACAGGGCGGACTGGAGCGACAGGGACAGGAGGCTCTGGATCGTGTTCAGGAGCGTCCACAAGCTCATCGTCAATGGCGGCGGGACCATCGACGGCAACGGCAACAAGTGGTGGCCGCACTCGTGCAAGATCAACAAGGCTCTC CCGTGCAAGGAGGCTCCAACCGCTCTCTCGTTCCACTTCTGCACGAATTTGAGGGTGGAGGATCTGAAAATTGTGAACAGCCAGCAAATCCACGTGTCGGTGGAAGACTGCACCAATGCGCACCTGGCACGTTTGTCTATTACTGCACCTGGCACGAGCCCAAACACCGACGGCATCCACATCACTCGCAGCAAAGATGTGAAGGTCACGGACTGCAAGATCAAGACTG GAGATGATTGCATATCAATTGAACACGGGACGCATAATCTTCATGTCTCAAAAGTTGTGTGCGGACCGGGTCACGGAATCAGCATAGGAAGCTTGGGAGATGACAACTCGAGAGCTGAAGTATCCGGCATTATCATAGATACAGTGCAGTTATACGGCACAACCAATGGAGCACGGATCAAGACATACCAGGGAGGAAGCGGGTATGCCAAGGATATCACATTTCAAAATATGATCATGTATAATGTCAAGAACCCGATAATCATCGATCAAAACTATTGCGACAAGAATAAGCCATGCAAAGAACAGAGGTCAGCAGTGGAGGTTAGCAATGTGGTATTCAAGAACATTAGGGGGACAACAATTACCAAGGACGCCATTAAACTGAAGTGCAGTAAGCATGTCCCATGCCATGGCATCACCTTGCAGAACATTGACCTGAAGATGCAGGGCGGGAAGGGCGCCACAGAAAGCACCTGCCAGAATGCAAAATGGAGGAAATCGGGGACCGTTATCCCACAGCCCTGCACTGCCAAAAACTACGAGTATGAGGGATTGGAATTGAGCAGCATTTAA